A part of Parvimonas micra genomic DNA contains:
- the hpt gene encoding hypoxanthine phosphoribosyltransferase, which yields MERLDCVVKSDMKELLFDEETIKNRVEELGKEITKHYENDESELVVVGILRGSTLFFADLIRNINLPILIDFMAISSYGNTSESGVVKIVKDLEADVTGKNILIVEDIIDTGKTLKYLLNYFRERGAKTVKVSSMLDKPKRRLVEISGDFVGFEVPNDFIVGYGLDYNQSYRNLPYIISLKEEVYK from the coding sequence ATGGAAAGATTAGATTGTGTCGTTAAGTCAGATATGAAAGAACTATTATTTGACGAAGAAACTATAAAAAATAGAGTTGAAGAACTTGGAAAAGAAATAACTAAACATTATGAAAATGATGAATCTGAGCTCGTTGTAGTTGGAATTTTAAGGGGTTCTACTTTGTTTTTTGCAGATTTGATTAGAAATATAAATCTACCAATTTTAATAGATTTTATGGCAATTTCATCTTATGGGAATACATCTGAAAGTGGAGTTGTGAAAATTGTAAAAGATTTAGAAGCAGATGTTACAGGAAAAAACATCTTGATAGTTGAAGATATTATAGACACAGGAAAAACTTTAAAATACCTTTTAAATTATTTTAGAGAAAGAGGAGCAAAAACTGTCAAAGTTTCCAGTATGTTGGATAAGCCAAAAAGACGACTTGTTGAAATTTCTGGAGATTTTGTGGGGTTTGAAGTTCCAAATGATTTTATAGTTGGTTATGGGTTGGATTATAACCAATCATATAGAAATCTTCCATATATAATTTCACTAAAAGAAGAAGTTTATAAATAG
- the ftsH gene encoding ATP-dependent zinc metalloprotease FtsH: MNKKTKAYLIYLIPILFLTVYFLVIKTSAPVVKEYTVTEIVSKIKNDEVSEITTQGSYITGKLNDKNKTEFKTYLPQEFRFQFYENYLKSKVENNTLKYNGKAEPTKPFYLEILPTLIILVGLGVLWFLFMKQAQGGGKVMNFGKSKARLHKDKKNEVTFADVAGLEEEKEELQEIVDFLKSPKKYSDIGARIPKGVLMVGPPGTGKTYLSRAVAGEAKVPFFSISGSDFVEMFVGVGASRVRDLFEEAKKNAPCIIFIDEIDAVGRRRGAGLGGGHDEREQTLNQLLVEMDGFGVNEGIIVMAATNRPDILDPAILRPGRFDRQIYVGIPNVKEREAILMVHTRNKRLDPDVDLKVIAKHTTGFTPADLENLCNEAALLSARYNLKTITMKVFEEAAIKVVAGPEKKSAVVTDRDRKITAYHEAGHAIVSRFVPLSDPVQMITIVPRGRAGGFTAYTQDEDSQYMTVNAMKSRLAMMLGGRSAELIIFEDFTTGASNDIERATKLARSMVTTYGMSSKIGPINYDMGEEETFLGRDFGKGRSYSEDIAKLIDGEVKDLLDEAYATAQRVLSENVEFLHIIAKRLLEVETISGKEFETMYKKYMGIEEEKEEVVEETVAEKKDSIDEISSTAETTEETEEEATDVEKTEIE, translated from the coding sequence GTGAATAAAAAAACTAAAGCGTATCTTATATATTTGATACCTATCTTATTTTTAACTGTGTATTTTTTGGTTATAAAAACTTCAGCTCCTGTAGTTAAGGAATATACGGTTACAGAGATTGTATCAAAAATTAAAAATGATGAAGTTTCTGAAATAACAACTCAAGGTTCATATATAACCGGAAAATTAAATGATAAAAACAAAACTGAATTTAAGACTTATTTACCACAAGAGTTTAGATTCCAATTTTATGAAAATTATCTAAAGTCAAAAGTAGAAAATAACACATTGAAATATAATGGAAAGGCAGAGCCCACAAAACCATTTTATCTTGAGATTTTACCCACTCTTATAATTTTAGTCGGACTTGGAGTTCTTTGGTTCTTATTTATGAAACAAGCTCAAGGTGGCGGAAAGGTAATGAATTTTGGAAAGAGTAAGGCAAGACTCCACAAAGATAAGAAAAATGAAGTTACCTTTGCCGATGTTGCCGGACTTGAAGAAGAAAAAGAAGAACTGCAAGAGATAGTAGATTTTTTGAAATCGCCGAAAAAATATAGTGATATTGGTGCTAGAATTCCAAAAGGTGTTTTAATGGTAGGTCCTCCGGGAACGGGTAAGACTTATCTTTCAAGAGCTGTTGCAGGAGAAGCTAAGGTTCCATTTTTCAGTATAAGTGGCTCAGATTTTGTTGAAATGTTTGTCGGTGTCGGAGCTTCAAGAGTTAGAGATTTATTTGAAGAAGCTAAAAAGAATGCTCCTTGTATCATATTTATTGATGAAATTGATGCTGTTGGCAGAAGAAGAGGTGCAGGGCTTGGTGGCGGACACGATGAAAGAGAACAAACATTAAACCAATTACTTGTTGAAATGGACGGTTTTGGTGTAAATGAAGGAATTATTGTTATGGCTGCAACAAACAGACCTGACATACTTGACCCTGCAATTTTAAGACCAGGTAGATTTGACAGACAAATTTATGTTGGTATTCCAAATGTGAAGGAAAGAGAAGCAATACTTATGGTTCACACAAGAAATAAGAGGTTAGATCCGGATGTTGACCTTAAAGTCATTGCTAAACATACAACAGGATTTACTCCTGCAGATCTTGAAAACTTATGTAATGAAGCAGCTTTGCTATCTGCAAGATATAATTTAAAGACTATTACCATGAAAGTTTTTGAAGAGGCTGCTATAAAAGTCGTTGCAGGACCTGAAAAGAAATCAGCTGTTGTAACAGATAGAGATAGAAAGATAACTGCATATCACGAAGCAGGACATGCTATTGTTTCAAGATTTGTACCATTATCAGATCCTGTTCAAATGATTACTATCGTTCCGAGAGGAAGAGCCGGTGGATTTACTGCCTATACTCAAGATGAAGATAGTCAATATATGACTGTAAATGCTATGAAATCAAGATTGGCGATGATGCTTGGAGGTCGTTCAGCAGAGCTTATAATTTTTGAAGATTTTACAACAGGAGCATCAAATGATATTGAAAGGGCAACTAAACTTGCGAGAAGTATGGTTACAACTTATGGAATGAGTAGTAAAATCGGACCTATAAATTATGATATGGGAGAAGAGGAAACTTTCTTAGGAAGAGATTTTGGAAAAGGCAGATCTTATTCTGAGGATATTGCAAAACTAATTGACGGAGAGGTTAAAGATCTTCTTGATGAAGCTTATGCAACTGCTCAAAGAGTTTTAAGTGAAAATGTAGAATTTTTACACATTATTGCAAAAAGGCTTTTAGAAGTAGAAACTATAAGTGGAAAAGAATTTGAAACTATGTATAAAAAATATATGGGAATTGAAGAAGAAAAAGAAGAAGTTGTAGAAGAAACAGTTGCTGAAAAAAAAGATTCTATTGATGAAATCAGTTCTACTGCAGAGACTACAGAAGAAACTGAAGAAGAAGCTACTGATGTAGAGAAAACTGAAATAGAGTAA
- a CDS encoding DUF5673 domain-containing protein, with translation MGSNDFLLIVFGIVLIFVIKKIVAIFQTRKKLSGEISTIKLRGRKVLFGLSIALVSFGIVYAVKIQDIYSIVYVLIGVTYSVVSLDKLYIGENGFCFDGKFGEFKKIKKWGAINNKFYEVVVSGDLKDEILTIPLDKENAEKFSAIIKQHKSKTKAKK, from the coding sequence ATGGGAAGTAATGATTTTTTATTAATAGTATTTGGAATAGTTTTAATATTTGTAATTAAAAAAATAGTAGCTATATTTCAAACAAGGAAAAAATTGTCCGGAGAAATTTCTACTATTAAGCTTAGAGGAAGAAAAGTATTGTTTGGCTTATCTATTGCATTGGTAAGCTTTGGAATTGTCTATGCTGTGAAAATTCAAGACATCTACAGTATAGTATATGTGTTGATAGGTGTAACTTATTCTGTAGTTTCTCTGGACAAATTATATATTGGAGAAAACGGATTTTGTTTTGATGGAAAATTTGGAGAATTTAAAAAAATAAAAAAATGGGGAGCTATAAATAATAAATTTTATGAAGTTGTAGTTTCCGGAGACTTAAAAGATGAAATATTAACTATTCCTCTTGATAAAGAAAATGCTGAAAAATTTTCTGCAATTATTAAACAACATAAATCTAAGACAAAGGCGAAAAAATAA
- a CDS encoding DNA-3-methyladenine glycosylase family protein — protein sequence MKLYEKDNSIILEEIENFDAKAIFTCGQAFRWYEESDGSFTTVHLGRVLNVLNEKDRVIFKGTNLKEFDEIWMDYFDLNTDYKEIRKVLSNNEILPKAMEYGEGIRILNQNHFEMLISFIISANNMIPRIKKSIEVISMRYGKFICEDENRKYYSFPTVEELSRATVEDLRKFAKVGFRDKRIFDTVNMILNEKIDLDNFENLETDILREELLKFSGVGNKVADCIMLFSYKRGEVFPVDVWIKRVMEELFIKKETPVKKISKEADRIFGKYAGYAQQYLFYYGREEKIGK from the coding sequence ATGAAACTTTATGAAAAAGACAATTCAATAATTTTAGAAGAAATTGAAAATTTTGATGCAAAAGCTATTTTTACTTGCGGGCAGGCTTTTAGATGGTATGAAGAAAGTGATGGAAGTTTTACAACAGTCCATTTAGGAAGAGTTTTAAATGTTTTAAACGAAAAAGACAGAGTTATATTTAAAGGAACTAATTTGAAAGAATTTGACGAAATTTGGATGGATTATTTCGATTTGAATACAGACTATAAAGAGATAAGAAAAGTACTATCAAATAATGAAATTTTACCAAAGGCAATGGAATACGGAGAGGGTATCAGGATTTTAAATCAAAACCATTTTGAAATGTTAATAAGTTTTATAATTTCAGCCAATAATATGATTCCTAGAATAAAAAAATCTATTGAAGTAATTTCTATGAGATATGGAAAGTTTATATGTGAAGATGAAAATAGAAAATACTATTCTTTTCCAACTGTTGAAGAATTGAGTAGGGCTACTGTAGAAGACTTAAGAAAATTTGCAAAAGTTGGCTTTAGAGATAAGAGAATTTTTGATACTGTAAATATGATTTTAAATGAAAAAATTGATTTAGATAATTTTGAAAATTTAGAAACAGATATTTTAAGAGAAGAATTATTAAAATTTTCAGGAGTTGGAAATAAGGTTGCAGATTGTATAATGTTATTCTCATATAAAAGGGGAGAAGTTTTTCCGGTTGACGTTTGGATTAAGAGAGTAATGGAAGAACTTTTTATAAAAAAAGAAACTCCTGTGAAAAAAATTTCAAAAGAAGCAGATAGAATATTTGGAAAATATGCAGGATATGCACAACAATATCTTTTCTACTACGGAAGAGAAGAAAAAATAGGAAAGTAG
- a CDS encoding helix-turn-helix domain-containing protein, with translation MDIGEKIKNLRTILGLTQEELAERAELTKGFISQLERGLTSPSISSLEDVLEALGTNISDFFKEEKEEKFVFQKFDAYETIFENGNSKLEWIVPNAQKNSMEPIIITLNEQKSFSRTYEPFEGEEFGYVLKGKVELHLGTKVFVLKEGECFYTSGQFERSIINLSKKESKVLWITNPPSF, from the coding sequence GTGGATATTGGAGAAAAAATTAAAAATTTAAGAACCATTTTGGGACTTACACAAGAAGAACTCGCAGAGAGAGCAGAGCTAACTAAAGGCTTTATTTCTCAACTTGAAAGAGGACTTACTTCACCATCAATTAGTTCTTTAGAAGATGTTTTAGAGGCACTTGGAACTAATATTTCAGATTTTTTTAAAGAAGAGAAAGAAGAAAAATTTGTTTTTCAAAAATTTGATGCTTATGAAACTATTTTTGAAAATGGAAATAGTAAATTAGAGTGGATTGTTCCAAATGCACAAAAAAATTCAATGGAACCGATTATAATAACTTTGAATGAACAAAAAAGTTTTTCAAGGACTTATGAACCTTTTGAGGGAGAAGAATTCGGTTATGTTTTGAAGGGAAAAGTTGAACTTCATCTTGGAACAAAGGTATTTGTTTTAAAAGAGGGTGAATGTTTTTATACGAGTGGTCAATTTGAAAGAAGTATAATAAATTTGTCTAAAAAAGAATCTAAGGTTTTGTGGATTACTAATCCACCAAGTTTTTAG
- the potA gene encoding spermidine/putrescine ABC transporter ATP-binding protein produces the protein MGNHAVELVNINKRFGDNIVLDDINLYIRDKEFLTLLGPSGCGKTTTLRLIGGFETPTSGKILFEGKDISNVPPYERNINTVFQKYALFPNMNVYENIAFGLRIKKMQESIINEKVKEMLRLVNLKGYEKRSILSLSGGQQQRIAIARALVNEPKVLLLDEPLGALDLQLRKDMQVELKNIQKRVGITFVYVTHDQEEALTMSDTIVVMNDGKIQQVGTPIDIYNEPKNAFIASFIGESNILDGVMNEDFVVSFSSRKFKCVDKGFAPNEEIDVVIRPEDLELVDEENGMLVGIVKSEIFKGVHYELLVKVGEVEYMVHSTITKPIGSKVGLRVTPDNIHIMKKGAKEI, from the coding sequence ATGGGAAATCACGCAGTCGAATTAGTTAATATAAATAAAAGATTTGGAGATAATATTGTTCTTGACGATATAAATTTATATATTAGAGATAAGGAGTTTTTAACTCTTTTAGGTCCATCAGGTTGTGGAAAGACTACTACATTAAGACTTATTGGAGGTTTTGAAACTCCTACAAGTGGAAAAATTTTATTTGAAGGAAAAGACATTTCTAATGTTCCTCCTTATGAAAGAAATATAAATACAGTCTTTCAAAAATATGCTCTTTTTCCAAATATGAATGTTTATGAAAATATTGCTTTTGGTCTTAGAATTAAGAAAATGCAAGAAAGTATTATTAATGAAAAAGTTAAAGAAATGCTAAGACTTGTAAACTTGAAAGGGTATGAAAAAAGATCTATTCTATCTTTAAGTGGGGGTCAACAACAAAGAATTGCAATTGCAAGAGCTTTGGTAAACGAACCAAAAGTTTTACTTTTAGATGAGCCACTTGGTGCTTTGGATTTACAACTTAGGAAAGATATGCAAGTTGAGCTTAAAAATATTCAAAAGAGAGTTGGGATTACATTCGTTTATGTAACTCATGATCAGGAAGAAGCTCTCACAATGAGCGATACTATTGTAGTTATGAATGATGGTAAAATTCAACAAGTTGGAACTCCGATAGATATTTATAACGAACCTAAAAATGCCTTTATAGCTTCTTTTATTGGAGAAAGTAATATTTTAGACGGAGTTATGAATGAAGATTTTGTCGTAAGTTTTTCAAGTAGAAAATTCAAATGTGTTGATAAAGGCTTTGCACCAAATGAAGAGATTGATGTAGTAATTCGTCCAGAAGATTTGGAGCTTGTTGATGAAGAAAATGGAATGTTGGTAGGAATTGTAAAGTCTGAAATTTTTAAAGGAGTTCATTATGAATTACTTGTTAAAGTTGGAGAAGTTGAGTATATGGTTCATTCCACGATTACAAAACCTATAGGTTCAAAAGTTGGACTTAGAGTTACACCTGATAATATTCATATTATGAAAAAAGGAGCTAAAGAAATATAA
- a CDS encoding ABC transporter permease, producing MKFKRFAYPYVVWLVIFIVVPLVFIAKYSVDYGGENFLFSLEHYKRFFNPTYIKVLLRSLRMAVLSTVLCLIIGYPFSYFISKFKVKTRNMMILLVVIPMWMNFLLRTYSWISILSKNGLLNSILNFFGLPTVNLMYSNVSILIGMVYNFLPFMILPIYTTLIKIDKEYIEASHDLGANRLKTFTKLVFPMSLPGVITGITMVFIPAISTFEISALLGGNKENLIGNIIEQQFRVTGNWNFGSAMSMVLLVMILVSLFVMNKFDPEYSKEVENGK from the coding sequence ATGAAATTTAAGAGGTTTGCATATCCATACGTTGTATGGTTAGTGATTTTTATTGTTGTTCCTCTTGTTTTCATAGCAAAATATTCAGTTGACTATGGAGGAGAAAATTTTCTTTTTTCATTGGAACATTACAAAAGATTTTTTAACCCGACTTATATTAAAGTTTTATTAAGATCTTTAAGAATGGCGGTTTTATCTACAGTATTATGCCTTATAATTGGTTATCCTTTTTCATATTTTATTTCAAAGTTTAAAGTTAAAACCAGAAATATGATGATTTTGTTGGTAGTAATTCCGATGTGGATGAACTTTTTACTTAGGACTTATTCTTGGATTAGTATTTTGAGTAAAAATGGACTTTTAAATTCAATTTTGAATTTTTTTGGACTTCCAACTGTAAATTTAATGTATTCTAATGTATCAATTTTAATAGGGATGGTATATAACTTTTTACCTTTTATGATTTTACCTATTTATACAACTTTGATTAAGATAGATAAGGAATATATTGAAGCATCTCATGATTTAGGTGCTAATAGACTTAAGACTTTTACTAAATTAGTATTTCCTATGAGCTTGCCTGGAGTTATTACGGGAATTACAATGGTATTTATTCCTGCAATTTCAACTTTCGAAATATCTGCGCTTTTAGGTGGAAATAAAGAGAATTTAATAGGGAATATAATTGAACAACAATTTAGAGTAACAGGAAATTGGAATTTTGGTTCTGCAATGAGTATGGTGCTTTTAGTTATGATTTTGGTTTCACTTTTCGTTATGAATAAGTTTGATCCAGAGTATTCAAAAGAGGTGGAAAATGGAAAATAA
- a CDS encoding ABC transporter permease — translation MENKLKKLYISLVFIFIYAPIFVLILYSFNDSKLRGSFTGITFKWYVELFNDKEVLRALYYTILIAVLTTVIATFIGTVSAIGIYYMKKSEKFVVLNLNYIPVLNPDIVIAISLMVLYKVFNIDYGFLTLLASHIVLAMPYVILSVYPKMKHMNKFLPEAAMDLGATPFYALRKVILPEIKQGVFAGALLAFTLSLDDFVIAYFNSGNGVVNLSTQIYSMARKGINPSINALSTLMFIAMLVLLLIINKKSEDGILYD, via the coding sequence ATGGAAAATAAGTTAAAAAAATTATATATTTCATTAGTATTCATATTTATATATGCACCAATTTTTGTGCTTATACTTTATTCATTCAATGATTCAAAACTCAGAGGCTCTTTTACAGGAATTACTTTTAAATGGTATGTTGAATTATTTAATGATAAAGAGGTCTTGAGAGCTCTATATTATACAATACTGATTGCTGTTCTAACTACGGTAATTGCAACTTTTATAGGTACCGTTTCAGCTATCGGGATATATTATATGAAAAAAAGTGAAAAGTTTGTAGTTTTAAATTTGAATTACATTCCAGTTTTAAATCCAGATATAGTAATAGCTATTTCATTAATGGTTTTATATAAAGTTTTTAATATCGATTATGGATTTTTGACTTTGCTTGCTTCACATATCGTACTTGCGATGCCTTATGTAATACTTTCTGTTTATCCAAAGATGAAACATATGAATAAATTTTTACCTGAGGCAGCCATGGATTTAGGGGCAACACCTTTTTATGCTTTGAGAAAGGTTATTTTACCAGAAATTAAGCAAGGAGTATTTGCTGGAGCATTACTTGCGTTTACTCTTTCATTAGATGATTTCGTTATAGCATATTTTAATAGTGGAAATGGTGTTGTAAACTTAAGTACACAAATATACTCTATGGCAAGAAAAGGAATAAATCCATCAATAAATGCTCTTTCAACATTGATGTTTATTGCAATGTTAGTTCTTTTACTAATAATAAATAAGAAAAGTGAGGATGGTATTTTATATGATTAA
- a CDS encoding ABC transporter substrate-binding protein produces MIKKNIFLNVLFSFCMIFLLSSCSKREGNVVNMYNWGEYIDKEVLDEFTRETGIKVNYETFVTNEDMYLKIKQGGSNYDIVVPSDYMIEKMIKEDMLEPIDKSKLSNYKNIDVKFLNKSYDPESKYSIPLYWGTLGILYNKNLVDGEITSWADLWDEKHKDKIVMLDSSRDSFAAALLKNGFSMNSRNKEELEIAKKDLIKQKKSILAYLVDETKDNMLAENAAIAVMYSGDATELLDADEKFEYVKPKEGTNLWFDSMVILKNSKNKENAHKLIDFLIRKDILSKNMNYTYYAVPNQEVINENELVKSVTKIDDEYFKKMEVFKDPSDFLKEYDNIWTDVKAD; encoded by the coding sequence ATGATTAAAAAAAATATATTTTTGAATGTACTTTTTTCATTTTGTATGATTTTTTTACTATCTTCTTGTAGTAAAAGAGAAGGTAATGTTGTTAATATGTATAATTGGGGAGAGTATATAGATAAAGAAGTTTTAGATGAATTCACAAGAGAAACCGGAATTAAAGTAAATTATGAAACCTTTGTTACTAACGAAGATATGTACTTGAAGATAAAACAAGGTGGAAGTAATTATGATATAGTTGTTCCTTCAGATTATATGATTGAAAAGATGATTAAGGAAGATATGCTTGAACCAATTGATAAAAGTAAGCTTTCAAATTATAAGAATATAGATGTAAAATTTTTAAATAAGAGCTATGATCCTGAGTCAAAATATTCCATTCCTTTGTACTGGGGAACATTGGGTATTTTATATAATAAAAATTTAGTTGATGGAGAGATTACTTCTTGGGCTGATTTATGGGATGAAAAGCATAAAGATAAAATTGTTATGCTGGATAGTTCAAGAGATAGTTTTGCAGCAGCACTTTTAAAAAATGGTTTTTCGATGAATTCAAGAAATAAAGAAGAATTAGAAATTGCCAAGAAAGATTTAATTAAACAAAAAAAATCAATACTTGCATATCTTGTTGATGAGACAAAAGATAATATGTTAGCTGAAAATGCTGCAATTGCTGTGATGTACTCTGGAGATGCAACAGAATTGTTAGATGCAGATGAGAAGTTTGAATATGTAAAACCTAAAGAGGGGACAAATCTTTGGTTTGATTCAATGGTAATTTTAAAAAATTCAAAAAATAAAGAAAATGCTCATAAGTTGATAGATTTTTTAATTAGAAAAGATATTCTTTCGAAAAATATGAACTACACATATTATGCAGTTCCTAATCAAGAAGTTATTAATGAGAATGAACTAGTAAAATCTGTAACAAAAATTGATGATGAGTATTTCAAAAAAATGGAAGTATTCAAAGATCCGTCAGACTTTTTAAAAGAATATGATAATATCTGGACAGATGTAAAAGCTGATTAA
- a CDS encoding M42 family metallopeptidase, whose amino-acid sequence MDRNYVKNLLEELLNIYSPTGDTENAICFMEKKFKELNIPCRRTNKNALIATIEGEEKEAITFSGHVDTLGLMVKEIKANGRLAFSLVGGFSPTSVETENVFIKTYNGKLIPGTALYNEASVHVYDTTTTGQRSIKNMEIRIDEDVKTAEDVRKLGISVGDFICLDPRCRIYDSGFIKSRHLDDKACIAAMMGLAKYLVENKIKPKNTINFFISNYEEIGHGSSFVPENTVEFFAVDMAAPGVGQESDEKAVTICAMDSTTPYDLGMRNKLRKIAEEKKIDYRIDIYPHYGSDATAALRAGHDIRCALIGPGVDASHSYERTHILGIENTYKLMLEYLLDK is encoded by the coding sequence ATGGATAGAAATTATGTTAAAAATTTACTTGAAGAGTTATTAAACATCTACAGTCCTACTGGAGACACTGAAAACGCAATTTGTTTTATGGAAAAAAAGTTTAAGGAATTGAACATTCCTTGTAGAAGAACTAATAAGAACGCTCTTATAGCTACAATAGAAGGTGAAGAAAAAGAAGCTATAACTTTTTCAGGTCATGTTGATACTTTAGGTTTAATGGTTAAGGAAATAAAAGCGAATGGACGTCTAGCTTTTAGCTTAGTTGGTGGTTTTTCTCCAACAAGTGTTGAAACTGAAAATGTATTTATCAAAACTTATAACGGAAAATTAATTCCGGGAACTGCTCTATATAATGAAGCGTCAGTTCACGTTTATGATACTACGACTACCGGTCAACGCTCAATAAAAAATATGGAAATCAGAATTGATGAAGATGTTAAAACTGCTGAAGATGTTAGAAAGCTTGGAATTTCTGTTGGAGATTTTATCTGTTTAGATCCAAGATGTAGAATTTATGACTCAGGTTTTATCAAATCAAGACATTTAGATGATAAGGCTTGTATAGCTGCAATGATGGGACTTGCAAAATATTTAGTTGAAAACAAAATCAAACCGAAAAATACAATTAATTTCTTCATAAGTAATTATGAAGAAATTGGTCATGGCTCAAGTTTTGTTCCTGAAAATACTGTTGAATTCTTTGCCGTAGATATGGCGGCTCCGGGAGTTGGACAAGAATCCGATGAAAAAGCTGTAACAATATGTGCAATGGATTCTACAACACCTTATGATTTAGGAATGAGAAATAAATTAAGAAAAATTGCTGAAGAAAAGAAAATTGATTATAGAATAGATATTTATCCACATTATGGATCAGATGCAACTGCTGCACTTAGAGCAGGACATGATATTCGTTGTGCATTAATCGGTCCAGGAGTTGATGCTAGCCACAGTTATGAAAGAACTCATATTTTAGGTATCGAAAATACTTATAAATTAATGTTGGAATATTTATTAGATAAGTAA
- a CDS encoding C69 family dipeptidase, translating to MACTTILVGKNVTFDGSTMVARNEDSPSGQFSEKKFIVVQPNEQPIKYKSVLSHVEIDLPTNPMRYTCMPNAVDESGVWGACGVNELNISMTATETLTSNERVLGADPLVNFIPAVGKEGDKDYVPEKVGGIGEEDMVTLVLPYIKSARDGVIRLGEILEKYGTYEMNGIAFQDVNEIWWLETIGGHHWIARRVPDDCYVIMPNQLGIDYFDLEDAFGEQKEYMCSSDLKEFINRYHLDLSIDGSLNPRDAFGSHSDADHTYNTPRAWVLQRYFNPLTNYWDGMDADYVPESDYIPWCRTPDKKITVEDIKYALSNHFQGTPYDPYGKFSNERGKFRPIGINRNNFLGLVQIRPDMPEEIRSIEWLALGSNVFNAMIPFYVNIDKTPEYLANTTKELTTEDFYWSNRLVAALADAHFASCSSHIERYQLAIQSKCTEIINKYDNEFLGGKVAKEKVVEFCENANEEIATELRKQTIDLLGKVLYTASCEMKNGFSRSDA from the coding sequence ATGGCTTGTACTACAATTTTAGTCGGAAAAAACGTTACTTTTGATGGATCAACAATGGTTGCTCGTAATGAGGACTCTCCATCTGGTCAATTTTCTGAAAAAAAATTCATAGTTGTTCAACCTAACGAACAACCAATAAAATATAAATCAGTTTTATCTCATGTTGAAATTGATTTACCTACTAATCCTATGCGTTATACTTGTATGCCTAATGCAGTTGATGAATCAGGAGTTTGGGGTGCTTGTGGTGTTAATGAGTTAAATATTTCTATGACTGCAACAGAAACTCTAACTTCAAATGAAAGAGTTTTGGGTGCTGATCCTCTTGTAAATTTCATTCCTGCTGTTGGAAAAGAAGGAGACAAAGATTATGTTCCTGAAAAAGTTGGCGGAATTGGTGAAGAAGACATGGTTACTTTAGTTTTACCATATATCAAATCTGCTCGTGACGGAGTAATCAGACTTGGAGAAATTTTAGAAAAATACGGCACTTATGAAATGAACGGTATAGCTTTTCAAGATGTAAATGAAATTTGGTGGTTAGAAACTATCGGAGGTCATCATTGGATTGCAAGACGTGTTCCTGATGATTGTTATGTAATTATGCCAAATCAACTTGGAATTGATTATTTTGATTTGGAAGATGCTTTCGGTGAACAAAAAGAATATATGTGTTCTTCAGATTTAAAAGAATTTATAAATAGATACCATTTAGATCTTTCTATTGATGGAAGTCTAAATCCTAGAGATGCTTTTGGTAGTCATTCAGATGCAGATCATACTTATAATACACCTCGTGCTTGGGTATTACAAAGATATTTTAATCCACTTACAAATTATTGGGATGGAATGGATGCAGATTATGTTCCTGAATCAGATTATATTCCATGGTGTAGAACTCCGGACAAAAAAATAACTGTTGAAGATATCAAATATGCACTTTCTAATCATTTCCAAGGAACTCCTTATGATCCTTATGGAAAATTCTCAAATGAAAGAGGAAAATTCAGACCAATCGGTATTAACAGAAATAACTTCTTGGGACTTGTACAAATAAGACCTGATATGCCTGAAGAAATTAGAAGTATTGAATGGCTTGCACTTGGTTCAAATGTATTTAATGCAATGATTCCTTTCTATGTAAATATAGATAAGACACCTGAATATCTTGCAAACACTACTAAAGAACTTACAACAGAAGATTTCTATTGGTCAAATCGTCTGGTCGCAGCTTTGGCAGATGCTCATTTTGCATCTTGTAGTTCACATATTGAACGTTACCAATTGGCTATTCAATCAAAATGCACTGAAATCATAAATAAGTATGATAATGAATTTTTAGGTGGAAAAGTTGCAAAAGAAAAAGTCGTTGAATTCTGCGAAAATGCAAATGAAGAAATTGCAACAGAATTAAGAAAACAAACAATTGATTTATTAGGCAAAGTTCTTTACACAGCAAGCTGTGAAATGAAAAATGGTTTTTCAAGATCTGATGCTTAA